CATCGATTGGATAAGAGAAGATGCAATTTGTGGCCTTTGAAAAGATGCTAACTATGGACCGACGGAGGCATTTGACGGTTCGTCCTTTGACCGACAAACCGTTGTGAAGTCGTCGATTGAAGCCGCgttttggacaaaattttccttattttaatcctttttaatttaggactcttttttattataaatgggGTAAATAACCTTGTTTGGGGGGTtggatatttttactattttcatacttttgttATTGGAGATTTTCTTGtacaattttaataaaatttctagATTTATTATTCAAGACAACTGTGTGATTTCGAGTTGAATTTCTAGAAATTCTTCCTATTTgttaaagtaagttcatgatttatttttcatcaattttgaaTTGTGTTTCtctaagcatgggtaactaaatccacaactaaggttgtgggaaccatgggtgattaacaatATAAAACTAGGTAATTAACAATTCTTAATTAGgttattgcatgtattgataattctttagtCTACAAGTACTTTTAATGAGTGCacacgttagaactcgccttaattctaCTTGCCGAACCAAGAGGTTAGTtcataggaaaagaattatcaacatatatttagtgggtactatctaataggctagttttaATTGGTGTGAGGTAACAACTAAGCTAAAcatcaaatatgatgcttaatatgaagtaaaggtaagggttagtaacttaAACACACATAGCTGGACCAAGGTACgtggtgaaattctctaaacgtcggaccaaggatttagagatgcagaacttatcactttgcatgcaaataGGGTTATGgcattatgaacctatggggaacagtTACACCCTAGTTTTTCTCACAACTTTATAAACACAAACAATTTACTTTTGCTActtgtttgattttaaaatattgcaATGTTTTTGTTtaacaacccccccccccttattTATTAGTTTTCGGAAAGGAGTTGACTACATAGAGGTAATCGTACATTAAAGTTAATACTAgatcattttcctcgtgggatcgaccccaacataatagttgggttctttagtATCTTGGTGCATATGTTCACCGCTAGAGGTTTGTTTCGGGGCTACCATCTGAGGATTCACATGGTCAAATCGCCAAGTTGAGGTCGGTGTGAAAGAGTTGTGTAGGGAGTCCAGACTTTGAAATGGAGATTATCGAATTAAGGGTGTTCCCTCTCTTTCTGATGGGAGACGCCACAATTTGGTTACTGAGTTGACCTATAATTCGATCTATACTTGGGAGCAGTTTAGGGATATTTTCCTAGCACGGTATTACCCGGTGTCTAAAAATCTCAACTACAAAAATAGAGTGAACAACATTGTAGCTTTACCTAGAGAGTCGGTAAGTATCGCTTGGGATAAGTTCACCTCATttgtgagaagtgtcccaaaccaccgcattgatgatgactcgttgaaagagtacttctattgagggcaagatgataataataaggcaGTACTTTATACTATTGCGGGTGGCTCTTATGGTGAGTGCACATATGTTGAGATCGAGGAGAAGTTGGGAAAAATCTCTTGCAAAAACAAGGGTTGGAGCACCAAGAAGTCGAacactgggagaaacacctttgtaGTGCAAGCTACACACAATCAAGCCTCAGACGATATttgtgaagagatggctcaaatgagaactgagctagGGTTGGTATTGAAACATATCACTGGAGGTAAAGAGAAAGTAAATGCAGTGAATTACTTGTCTAAAAGACCACCGCCAACATATGAATTCTACTATGAGTAGGATTCTTATGCAGtgaatgagcagacgggggttTTTTGACCAAACGCCTAATGATCCAATAGGGAGAATTGATgtcaaggtcaaggaaatcaaggttgAAACTATGCGAATTACAACcgagagggtcattatgttTGAGATGGAAACTAAAACCACGACAACAACTTAGAAACTATCAAAGTGGGCtctatgttccacctcaaaattggTAGGTTGcacctagggatggtggaggtaatACGATGAGAGTTGAAGATATGTTGGAAAAAATGAGGAGGAGGTTTGATACTAGTGATGAGCTTGCCAAAAAGTTGAGAGGTGATTTGTCTAATATTGGTTAAAAGGtggatgcacatgcaatctcaatcaagcatcttgagttgcaaatggtcCAATTGTCTTCTACtatgaacccacatcaaccgggtactcttcctagcaaaactgtccaaaatccaaaaaatgatggacttTGCATGGCAGTAACTACTCGAGGGGGTAAGCAAATCATTGATCCACCTATACCGTCTGGTGTGGAAGATGAGGTGAGAAAAGAGAATGACGTAGTGGAAGATAATGGTGAGTTGGTAGAGAAAGCTGTGAAAGAAGCGGAGATACCCCAAAAAGTGATCCCCcttcctagaccaccaccaccatttCCGCAAAGATTGGTAAAGAAGACTGTGGATTGTAAATACCGATGTTTTATTACAATGTTGAAACACCTCTCCATCAATGTACCTTtgatagaagctcttgaacaaatgaccgattatgccaagtttatgaatgaTATCGTTACTAAGAAGAGATCGGTAAGTTTTGAGGATTATCACCGGATGCAACATTGTAATACTATTGGtacaaggtctcttgtgcaaAAGGAAGAAGATCCGAGAactttcactattccatgtaccatCTACTTGTTACACTTCACTATAGCACTATGTGATCTTGGTGCAAGCAAAAATCTCATGCTtctctctatttacaagaagttgggtttgggtgacccaaagcccactatGATGAAGTTACCAATTTCCGATCGAACGATGAAGAGGCCTATTgagatactccacgatgtgttaGTGAAggtggagtcatttatattttcGGCCAACTTTGTGATTTTTGATTGTGAGGTGGATTTTGATGTGCTTATTATTCTAGGGAGCCCGTTCCTTTCTACCAATCACGGCTTGGTTGACATGGAAAAAAGGGCGGATGAAGTTTACGTTAAATTAATGAAGAATCAACTTTCAGCATTTGTAGGTTCATGAAGaagagtggtgagatccaaaCAATATCTGCTATATCTTACAGGGTTGAGAGTACGTCTGAGGTACAAATCGAAGAGCGCCTTGGTGTTGAGGCACTACTagcagtgatcatgaattttgagaggGATATTATTGAGGAGTATGGGTCATTGGGTGCGGAACTTGATAACGGTGACTTTCActtcaaaccaaagaaattggagttagatatgaagcatcgcgagTATTCACCCGCGAAATCATCTACTAAGGAGGCCCCAAAATTAGAGCGTAAGGTTCTACCACCTCATCGGAGGTATGTATTTTTGGGAAGAGATGACATTTTGCCGGTAATTATTGCATTGGATTTGAATGTGGAACAAGTAGAGTGTTTGCTGAAAGTGTTAAAAAGGTTTAAACGAGccattggttggactattgCTGACATTATTGGGATTTCACCCAGTATTTGTTCACACATAATCTAACTCATGCTCGATAacaagccaagtattgagcaccaaagacGTTTGCATCCACCTATGAAAGAGGTAGTTAAGAAGGATGTTGTTAAGTGGTTGAATGTCAGAGTCATATATCCAATTGCATATAGTAGTTGGGTgtgccctgttcagtgtgtgccaaaaaagggggaatgattgtggttcctaatgatatgaatgagcttgttccaatgaggTCGGTGAACTGATGGAGAATATGTATGGATTACCGAAATTTGAAAGCATGAACTGATAAGGACCATTTTTTTATGCCcatcatggatcagatgttagaTAGGCTTGCAGGAAAAGAGtgatattgttttcttgatggttattcgaGTTACAATCGAATATCTATTGCACCAGAGGATCAAGAtaaaaccacctttacttgcCCTTATGGTACATTCGCATTCAAGAGGATGTATTTTGGGTTGTGTAATGCACCTGCTacttttcagagatgtatgatgttgatattctcCGATATAGTGGAGAATACTATTGAGGTTCTTATGGATGAATTTCCAATTGTTAGCGACTCTTTTGATCGTTTTTTGAGTCACTTGGCCAAGGTTCTtaaaagatgtgaagattgcaaccttgtgctaaatttggaaatttttcactatatggtgaaagagggtattgtattgGGCCATCGCATCTCAGAGAAggggatagaggttgatcgatcAAAATTTGAGGTTATAGAGACTTTCTCCAcccatctctgtaaaaggtgtgagaagttttcttgggcatgcgaGCTTCTACCGGAGGTTCATGCTCAAAAAGTCCGGGTACGAGTccctaaggaccaaccaagggtccttgagaaggacccttgTAGTTTGATATAACACTGCCTGGGAGTGTGCATTGATGGGACAGTAAACAGACCGTGTTGACCTACAGGTCGTCGATGCCTCCATCGTTCCACACTTAGACTGGTGGAGAAGGTCCATTCACACGCACATcctctgaactcatcgacggaGTATAGAGATGCAGGATACTGTCCATGTGAGGATCGATGGGGCGTCAATGCCatcgtcgtcccacacttagacaATGCATGGAATCCCCTCGCCTGCAAAATCTCTGAACTCATCCACGGAGTGCAAGACGAGAGGGGAAGGGTCCATCGACTCGTGGACATTCCATCAATaggggtctcgtctgtgagggttGAGTTTGCTGATCTATTTaagttagtttcatttaattagttaggggctTAGGTGATTAATTAGAGGTTTAAGGGAGACTAATGAAGTTGATTAAGTCCCAATACAAATActcccaaccctcattaatttaaagaaaactcacaaataaactctctttcttctctcttctttctctctctattttaactcaccattgaagactagaaAGAATAGGGTTTGGAGGCTGGAAAGGGTCGAATTCAACATCAAATTGTTGTCAAACGTTAAGGTATAGGATCtcattcacctttgagactatttcctcaaagggttccttcaatatagatttcaaaagttgagttttcttatgagtttcattcaattatgaaattaaagttatgaattgatttgttaattatttctttagGTTATATGTAGAATAataacatgtaattcaacttgtttatggtaattgtttatggtttagtctaaattgaagaacatgatcctaaacccctaaccctagattgtgatcttgacctataagGTATTATAAGCATTCAATTGATTTAtttgttgattagattactatacTATGGtgtaattttgattatattaagatgaattatagacctatcatgctagttcttgagatgtgatttaggatatgaattgtattgtgaaattagcctatgtatcttgtcttaagttatgatctagtgttgaattgtattattgagatacaattggccttgttatcctattggttatcattgtgtgattaTGTTAATCCCCAAATTAGGTTGAATtctgggttgatggtaagaccttgatgatagactatgaggaagacttggtaagtcttagaatctccatctttacttccaattgtgattaattgttgttaagtcatgatattacattggagtatgccttatactaggattatagaatggtattatgttgaattgaaatgtcttgactatgttgtgaggttgatgaaggtgtatgtgatataaggatggtgaaaattattaaatatgctatgaaatgctaatgtgttagcctcacttatatgaattgtgatgaaagaacttatactcatacaaatCCTATtgatatattgatgatgatgatgatgatgattatacaagggatataccctatgacctaaattaagctatgattgataattaaaggcttatagacatttcaaaaagggactctagcttagcaccgagtggactatattgaggagtgtcccttcccacatagggaaggtaagaacactacattactcttgagattggagacaaTAATGCATtttcacatccgggtttacctcctagacgtaaccggcgtcgtcatcttctttgaggactaagagaAGCATCTTAGTCTTACATCATTGCATTCATCGATTAAAATTatggaagaatttaaaatttttcaactACTTCTAatcggaggtttacatagacctttacatacacataattataataatagcgagtatacatagactcatTCTTATAACAAgattacatagccttctacttttatttaacACCTTTATATAGTAGAGAAATAGAGTTATAATTTCATGTCATATCATAAACTATCTTAACGAGGACAACAACATTGGGCATAACTCTACATCAATAAAGGTCAGCCGTATATAGGCTTTATACAACTTTATATCAAATAGGAAATAGAGTCAATACAAAAGTTGTATTAACAAAGTAACTTTGTAATAAGAATATTGGCATCGTCCTCGGggaaaatgaggacctaccactTGGATGATAGAATCTCGAAGTCTTCCTTCAAATCACCTCAAATAAACTTCAaagaccggaacctaaaatgtttgggacaagggaagaaaatggggttagtactccacatatactaagtatgagatcttaaGCACATATACAAGCAAAAAACGCTAAAGGAGgactttttattaaaacatgttattttaccCCTTTTGggcttaatgcaaagtcaagtaaaatatactaatcaaccaaacatgcttactatcctAACAAATAACAATTATCCCAACACACTTAAAATCATTAGatactacaaccctaacatcaaataataatatcacaaaaatgaataagatttAAGCATTTCATAATAAGCAGGACACTATTCACAAGTTCTTATTAAgtaaacaagtgcaatgaccaagcaaagccctataaccttactcaatcaagtatcctcaacaagaaaaacaTGACCACTGTCCAACTTTACATTTCATGGCATTTAGGCTTACAACTtcatcttatattatcattttaacCCAAGGCATATTTAAAAATGAAcgaatcaacatatagtatcaaaaaTATGACATggtaatcatatatatatacataatatattatcataacataaacatataagaacctcctcctaagactcccctcaagactAACTAGTTCAATGTCTAAGTAGAATCCCATATCCCTACtaagactaagctagaccccataggttatccaagttagagttcaagtcctttaattcgttttatgttttgggaacatcttgccctacccaacatagaccacatgagctagtgtggaatcctcTGCCATAAAACCTTACaacgaaagaaggcggactacttgccaaggtattaccagaacataaaacatagaaactatgtggatccactagctagtattcctatggggccaacatagttcaagaactaggagattcaGTTGGGATCCTATTTATGAGCCATGCATTAtgatctccaatctcaagagtgatgtagtgttcctaccttccatatgtgggaagggacactcctctatCTATTTCACTCgctgctaagctagagtccgctttttgaaatgtttttaagcctttaattatcaaccATAACTTAATATAGGCCATAGGTTCTACCCTTTGTAAATTCATTATCGTCAATAGAtaaataagaattgtatgagttgaagtcctttcatcataacTCATATAAGTGAGGGTAACactttagcatttcataacattttaTGGCATATTGATagtttcaccatccttatagtaCATACATCTTAACCAatctcacaacatagtcaagaaattttaattcaacatcataccatcctatAATCTTAATACAATTTATACCccaatgtaatatcatagcttaacaataattaatcacaattggaagtaaacaTAAAGATTCTAAGAAGATTTACCAACTCTTTCTCATTGTCTATTATCAATGTCTTACCATCAAcacataactcaacccaacatGGGGATTAACATCACAACACGATGATAatcaatagaataacaaggccaattacatcgctataacacaattcatctttatatcacaacttgagacaagatacataggttaattttacaTTACAATTCAAAACCTAAattacatctcaagaactagcatgataagCCTATAGTTCATCTTAATTCAGACATAGTagcaccataggatagtaatataatcaacaaccaactcaattgaataatcaacataaaatataggttaagatcactacctagggtttgggatagaggatcatgttcttcaatttgaccaaaccatcaacaattatcataaacaagttgaattaaaTGTAAATCTACTCAATATAATTCTGAGAATTCactaacaactcaatccataacttcaatttcgtaattgaatgaaatccatgagaaaactcaactttttgaaatcaatttttgaaggaaccctttgaggaaaggatctcaaaggtgaatagattccataccttaacgtttctcaacaattttatgaagaatccaCCCTTTTTCAGCCCCCAAACCATATTTGTTGATagccttcaatggtgagttctcatacagagagaaataagagagaaggaagagagtttatttatagagttgttTTAAGGTTAATGAGGGTTAGGGATATTCATAGAGGggcttaattaaattaattgtttcACCCTTTAATCACTAACTAACccctaaaatatttaattattttaaacaaaataattaaaatccaTTAATAAAGTTCGACCCCTCACCGACGAGACCCCGTCGATGGTCTATCAATGGGTCGATGGACTATCCCCCCTCCGTCCTACACTTCCATCTTTCTATCAGAGACTTTGTAGGCGAGGCTTTCTCCAAGTTTTTCTAAGTATTGGATAATGGGGGCCTCGAAGACCGTCGAGCCCATGACGCCCCTTCGTCCCTTTCATCGAGTGTAAATGTAGCTAGATTAAAAAAGGGTCTTCACAATCTTTCTAATATAGGGACAATGGAGGACTTTGAAGCCCCATTGGGCCTCTTATAGACCGTCTTCTGCCCCGTTGATACACACTGCTAGTTAGTGCTGCATCAAACTACTGGGGTTCTCTTCGAGGGTCCTTGGTttatccttggggagtcgtaacCAGAAGTTCCAAATCataaaacaactcaaacacccattAGCTACCTTTCCACCCATTTTCGTACATCTTTTTACTCCTAAAAGTTATTAAAAAGGCTAAGACACACTAACATCTCTTTAAAACAACTTCCTTGAcatttttggttcttaaaccttctaaatgacctatatttatAAAAGATGAACATAGAAACAGTGTTTATACTTTATGAAACATATGTTAGGCCTTTCCATGAGTCTtgaattttcaaggtgttacatgcatggagcataaagagggtcccaactatatctcctagttcttgaactatgttgcccccataataatactagctagtggatcaagtTAGTtcctatgtttcatgttttggtactaccttggaaagtagtctgccttcttttggtgtaggatTTTATGATACCGTATTTCaaactagctcatgtggtctatgtcggttatggcaGGATGTTCCAGAaggtaaaacgaattaaaggacttgaactctaacttagATAACCTAAGAGATCTAGTTTAGTCTAGATAGGGGTA
The sequence above is a segment of the Solanum lycopersicum chromosome 10, SLM_r2.1 genome. Coding sequences within it:
- the LOC101259684 gene encoding uncharacterized protein, translated to MVQLSSTMNPHQPGTLPSKTVQNPKNDGLCMAVTTRGGKQIIDPPIPSGVEDEVRKENDVVEDNGELVEKAVKEAEIPQKVIPLPRPPPPFPQRLVKKTVDCKYRCFITMLKHLSINVPLIEALEQMTDYAKFMNDIVTKKRSVSFEDYHRMQHCNTIGTRSLVQKEEDPRTFTIPCTIYLLHFTIALCDLGASKNLMLLSIYKKLGLGDPKPTMMKLPISDRTMKRPIEILHDVLVKVESFIFSANFVIFDCEVDFDVLIILGSPFLSTNHGLVDMEKRADEVYVKLMKNQLSAFVGS